TGAAACTGTTCCGTTACATCAGTGGTGCGAACGAGTCCGAGCAGAAAATCTCGATGACGACTCCTGTGTTCATGGAAAACGACAAAGCGGACGCAGAAGTCCAAATGGGTTTCGTGATGCCGAAGGAAGTGGCCGTTGAAGGCGTGCCGTCTCCTACCGGTGCCGATGTCGATGTGCGTAAAAGAGCCGGCGGCCGTTTTGCCGTGATCCGATTCTCCGGCCGGCTCAGCGCCAAGCTCGCCAAAGAATCGGAAACCAAATTGCGAGCCTGGATGGAATCAAAAGGCCTAGTTCCGCAAGACTCGCCCGCAACGTCAGACAACTCGGGCAGCGGGGTCGAATCCGCATCTTATGATCCACCCTTCACCCCCGGCCCACTGCGTCGTAACGAAGTTCTCATTCGCTTGAAGTAGTTCATGACCAACCAACTCTTAACAACGAACCACACGGTCGAAGTCTTTTACGATGGCGAGTGTCCACTATGCGTGCGTGAAATCCAGCTACTGAAATGGCTCGATCGCAAAGACCGCATTCAATTCACGAACATCGCAGCACCCGATTTTAACGCGGCAGAATACGAAAGGACGC
The Rubripirellula reticaptiva DNA segment above includes these coding regions:
- a CDS encoding SOUL family heme-binding protein → MKRNPMVYISTIAVLAVIGVLVFNKSTRAGYESAEYKVIESDGNFEVREYPDLMLVATSTKIDAQGRDGSFMKLFRYISGANESEQKISMTTPVFMENDKADAEVQMGFVMPKEVAVEGVPSPTGADVDVRKRAGGRFAVIRFSGRLSAKLAKESETKLRAWMESKGLVPQDSPATSDNSGSGVESASYDPPFTPGPLRRNEVLIRLK